The sequence below is a genomic window from bacterium.
TCAGATGCAGAACCTGCATGGTCTCCTGACAGCAGAAAAATAGCATTTATCTCTGACAGGGAAGATTCTTTGAATCCTGATAATGACATTGAAATGCCGAGGAAGAAGAGATATAAATATGATATTTATGTGATTTCAGTTGATACAAGGCAGATAACACGTATAACTGATGATATAGCAAAAGAAAAATCACCAAAGTTTTCTTCTTCAGGAGATAAGATAGCATATATATCGAATGATAACGGTATTGACAATATATTTATTATTGACTGCAGTACAAAAGAATCCTATCCCATAACTAATCTTTTAACTGGAATATCCCAGATGTCGTGGTCAAGGGATGGATCGCGCATTGCATTTTCATCATTTTTTAAAGGCGGCTATGATATTTATATTTTAAATAATCCCCTTTTAATAAAACCGGAATCAGTAAAGCTGAAAGATACGATGTTTGTTCTGAAGGAATCCAAAAAAGAAAAGACAAAGAAAAAAGTAAAAGAACAGGAAGTAAAGGTCTATAATAACGGATACCGCAATTATGTTTTCGGAGATTCTTTTAGAAAAGGAGATATATTAAACCGTAAAAAGAAAAGGTCAGTTTTTCTTGCAGAACCTGCATTTAAGGATTCTATAGGACAGTATATAGCTAACAAATATTCTGTAAAATTTTCACCGGATATTGTTTACGGAAGTGCAGGGTACAGTCAATTTTACGGGCTTCAGGGTACTACGCAATTTGTTTTTTCTGATATTCTGGGGAATCATCAGATAAATCTCTATACGGATCTTTTTTATAATCTTAAAAATTCCAATTTTAATCTTTCTTATTACTATCTGCCTAAAAGAACTGATTTAGGGATTTCTCTATTCCATTACTCTTATCTTTTCTATACGTATTTTATACAGGATGGCTATTTGAGTTACGGTTATCTGCGTGATAGATATTATGGGTTACAGATGTTTTTATCCAGGCCTTTTAATAAGTATCGACGTATTAACTTAAGTGTCACGGGAATGGGAATTCAGAGAGACTGGGGCACAATAGATCCTTTTGCCTATTATTATGGATATTCCAATGACTATATGAAAGATAAGGGCAATATCTACAGCAGAAAGATTTTGTATTTTAATCTCGGATACAATACAGATACTGTTATTTGGGGGATGACAGGCCCTGTAAACGGGAAGAGATCCTATCTTTCTTTAACTTACAGCCCCGCAATTGTTAAGACAGGGGGGCTTGATTTCTGGACAATTAAAGGCGATTGGCGGAGATATATCAGGATTAAGCGTGATTATACTTTTGCTTTAAGATTTACCGGCGGTGTATCAGGGGGAAGGCAGCCTCAGCAGTTCATGCTTGGCGGAATGATGGGCTGGATTAATTATAGATATGCTGATATTCCAAGTGAGTTTTGGAATAATAACGGTATGTTTTTCTTCTCTTCATTTGAAACACCGATGAGAGGCGCCAGTTACTACAGTATGATGGGAACAAGATTTGTACTGTCAAATATCGAATTCAGATTTCCACTGATAAAATACCTCATTCTCGGCGGGCCTCTGCAGATTGGTTTTCAAAACATAAGAGGAGTCGTTTTTACAGATATCGGGTCTGCATGGTATAACGATAATGTATGGAAACCATTTGCATCTGTTAACGGGACAGGTTTTAAACTTCAGGATATGATGGCAGGATTCGGATTCGGTGCCCGGGTAAATCTGGGGTTTTTCCTTTTGAAGTATGATATAGCATGGAAAACAAATTTTGCAGTAACTTCTAAATTTCCTGTTCATTATTTTACGCTTGGAGCGGAGTTCTAACTGAAGGTTTTTTACAAATACAGATATTCGAATTGTTTTAATGTTTAACCTACAAAAATGGAGATTTTGTGTATGAGAAAGAGTGTCCTATTGTTTGCAGGATTGTTTATGTTTGCATCTCTTGTAATTGCACAAGAGAAAAAACTTAGTGTGTCTGTAAAACCAGTGCCCTCTATTGTGAAGCAGGGAGAGAATGGAACCCTTGTTGTAACGTGTGATGTTGCAGACGGGTTTCATGTTTCCGATGTTTCAAGCGGAATGTTTTCTGTTAAACCTTTTACTGTAAATGGAATTGAATTTGCCGAACCTGTTTATCCAAAAGCAGACAAAGATGCTGTTGCCGGTTATG
It includes:
- a CDS encoding PD40 domain-containing protein, which encodes MEKSKNRAALTLMLFFMMLVFALQVQAQSFGKNKVQYRDFNWEYVQSRHFDVYYYSGSKKLAEYTADVAESSYVALKKDLKYEIGKRIPILVYNSHNEFQQTNVSLSPIDEGVGGFTEVYKDRVIIPFQGRYDEFRHVIHHELTHAYMFQMFYGEGLGSMVMSMTRFQLPLWFWEGMAEYESLGWDKSSDMFMRDAVVNGYVPPIDYMAGFMVYKGGQSLFNYIAEKYGKEKVGEVISKIRASRNLETGLRRSIGLDTKELSDRWQKYLRKRYWPDIAGRDEPEDVSRKLTDHVKNKNFLNNAPTLSPNGDKLIYLSDRADYIDIYLISTIDGKNLGRLVKGQRSDMYDNLHWLRPGAGWSPDSKKIAFASKSKGGKDALFILDVKSRKILQRLIFNLDGIFSPDWSPDGRRIVFMGTKNGQSDLFVYNLKSKKLTKLTNDVFSDAEPAWSPDSRKIAFISDREDSLNPDNDIEMPRKKRYKYDIYVISVDTRQITRITDDIAKEKSPKFSSSGDKIAYISNDNGIDNIFIIDCSTKESYPITNLLTGISQMSWSRDGSRIAFSSFFKGGYDIYILNNPLLIKPESVKLKDTMFVLKESKKEKTKKKVKEQEVKVYNNGYRNYVFGDSFRKGDILNRKKKRSVFLAEPAFKDSIGQYIANKYSVKFSPDIVYGSAGYSQFYGLQGTTQFVFSDILGNHQINLYTDLFYNLKNSNFNLSYYYLPKRTDLGISLFHYSYLFYTYFIQDGYLSYGYLRDRYYGLQMFLSRPFNKYRRINLSVTGMGIQRDWGTIDPFAYYYGYSNDYMKDKGNIYSRKILYFNLGYNTDTVIWGMTGPVNGKRSYLSLTYSPAIVKTGGLDFWTIKGDWRRYIRIKRDYTFALRFTGGVSGGRQPQQFMLGGMMGWINYRYADIPSEFWNNNGMFFFSSFETPMRGASYYSMMGTRFVLSNIEFRFPLIKYLILGGPLQIGFQNIRGVVFTDIGSAWYNDNVWKPFASVNGTGFKLQDMMAGFGFGARVNLGFFLLKYDIAWKTNFAVTSKFPVHYFTLGAEF